In Microplitis mediator isolate UGA2020A chromosome 2, iyMicMedi2.1, whole genome shotgun sequence, a single window of DNA contains:
- the LOC130678440 gene encoding uncharacterized protein LOC130678440 produces the protein MLNIKSHVKRLTNFYANFNHSLKNNVSMQNEFKDMIRKAGGRNVQKATRFALESFISDELAKQVTWSGLHSEIKISACFFVEIISEILLSTLNVTKPDVEHQMKAWFQRGSDRANKNTDPTNGSVKKQKVAK, from the exons ATGTTAAACATAAAATCACACGTGAAGCGACTGACGAACTTTTACGCAAACTTCAATCATAGTCTCAAGAACAATGTTTCTATGCAAAATGAATTT aaAGACATGATACGGAAAGCTGGTGGTCGCAATGTACAAAAAGCCACTCGTTTTGCATTGGAATCATTCATTTCTGATGAGTTGGCAAAACAAGTGACATGGTCCGGATTACACAGTGAGATTAAAATCTCAGCATGTTTCTTCGTAGAAATTATTAGTG aaattttattaagcaCTTTGAACGTTACAAAACCTGATGTTGAACATCAAATGAAAGCCTGGTTTCAACGCGGTAGTGACCGAGCCAATAAGAATACCGATCCTACAAATGGTTCTGTCAAAAAGCAAAAAGTTGCCAAATAA